In one Pasteuria penetrans genomic region, the following are encoded:
- the gatC gene encoding Asp-tRNA(Asn)/Glu-tRNA(Gln) amidotransferase subunit GatC encodes MPDHLSRQKIGKVAGLALLQLTEREQKEFSGQLDKVVVFIEELQSVDTEGIPPTSHAMRVEHVLREDVVTPSLPREKAMRFASVTQDDCFVVPAVMAGRKGGKSL; translated from the coding sequence GTGCCAGATCACTTATCAAGGCAGAAGATTGGGAAAGTCGCAGGTTTGGCTCTGTTGCAGTTGACGGAGAGGGAGCAAAAGGAATTTTCTGGACAACTGGACAAGGTGGTAGTTTTTATCGAGGAATTACAATCTGTGGATACGGAGGGTATTCCTCCTACATCCCATGCTATGAGGGTGGAACATGTTTTACGTGAGGATGTTGTTACGCCCTCCCTCCCTCGTGAGAAGGCTATGCGATTTGCTTCCGTCACGCAGGACGATTGTTTTGTGGTGCCCGCAGTTATGGCGGGCAGGAAGGGGGGCAAATCATTGTGA
- the gatA gene encoding Asp-tRNA(Asn)/Glu-tRNA(Gln) amidotransferase subunit GatA, which produces MTACGNASQQLEKCLQKIEKWEGTLRSFLTVDTVGSRARAKSLDSLPKGAMGSLYGCPVGIKDNFCTPYLPTTCASRMLATYQPLHEATAVSRLRAAGAVVVGKTNMDEFGMGSSTENSAFHITRNPWERNSVPGGSSGGSAAAVASGEVCVALGSDTGGSIRQPASFCGVVGLKPTYGRVSRFGLVAFASSLDHVGPITRTVEEAASVLQIIAGKDPRDCTTVPDPVPDYMAALTGDVRGLKLALVEEFLGEGIDDGVRQVIETVSDRLIAMGATVDRVSLPHASYAVATYYILAPAEASSNLARYDGVRFGTRVEGADTLESMYLQTRSRNFGAEVKRRVLLGTYALSAGYYDAYYHKAQQMRTLIQRDFRNLFSQYDALIGPTTPTVAFPLGACKDQPLRMYLSDICTIPASLAGIPAISVPCGFVDGLPVGLQILAPSLAESVVLRVAHAWEQERGPLPELPMGGEDVCRVVRDCHRS; this is translated from the coding sequence GTGACGGCCTGTGGAAACGCCTCACAACAGCTAGAGAAATGTTTGCAAAAAATTGAGAAATGGGAGGGAACCTTACGTTCCTTCTTGACCGTAGATACGGTAGGAAGTCGCGCCAGGGCCAAATCCCTAGATTCTCTACCAAAGGGGGCAATGGGGTCCTTGTATGGTTGTCCTGTGGGTATCAAGGACAATTTTTGCACCCCCTATCTACCGACTACCTGTGCGAGTCGGATGCTAGCTACCTATCAGCCCCTTCACGAAGCAACGGCGGTGTCCCGTTTGAGAGCAGCGGGGGCTGTGGTAGTTGGTAAAACGAATATGGATGAATTTGGCATGGGATCATCGACGGAGAATTCCGCTTTCCACATTACGCGGAATCCATGGGAGAGGAACTCCGTACCAGGTGGTTCCAGTGGTGGTTCTGCGGCGGCTGTGGCGTCTGGTGAGGTTTGTGTAGCTCTTGGATCTGACACGGGGGGTTCTATTCGCCAGCCTGCCTCCTTCTGCGGTGTAGTGGGCCTGAAACCCACCTATGGGCGTGTTTCCCGCTTTGGTCTGGTAGCGTTTGCTTCTTCTCTTGACCATGTAGGACCTATCACGCGCACTGTGGAAGAGGCGGCTTCCGTTTTGCAGATTATTGCTGGTAAGGACCCAAGGGATTGCACGACTGTTCCGGATCCAGTGCCCGATTACATGGCTGCCCTGACAGGTGATGTGCGCGGTTTGAAATTGGCCTTGGTAGAAGAATTTCTGGGGGAGGGGATTGATGATGGTGTCAGGCAGGTTATCGAGACGGTTTCCGATCGTCTCATTGCGATGGGGGCTACGGTAGATCGTGTTTCCTTGCCCCATGCCTCCTATGCTGTGGCTACCTATTACATTCTTGCGCCAGCGGAGGCTTCCTCTAATCTCGCCCGCTATGACGGGGTACGTTTCGGCACAAGAGTGGAGGGAGCGGACACGTTGGAATCCATGTATCTCCAAACTCGCAGCCGGAATTTTGGCGCCGAAGTGAAACGACGTGTTTTGTTGGGTACCTATGCTTTGAGTGCTGGTTATTACGATGCTTATTATCACAAGGCCCAACAGATGAGGACCCTTATTCAGAGGGACTTTCGGAATCTTTTTTCACAGTACGATGCCCTAATAGGTCCCACCACACCCACGGTTGCTTTCCCCCTGGGGGCCTGTAAGGATCAACCCTTGCGGATGTATCTGAGTGATATTTGCACGATCCCGGCTAGTTTGGCGGGTATTCCTGCCATTAGTGTTCCCTGTGGTTTCGTGGATGGGTTGCCTGTGGGGTTACAAATCTTGGCACCATCGCTGGCAGAGTCTGTAGTGTTGAGGGTGGCCCATGCATGGGAACAGGAGCGGGGTCCTTTGCCAGAGTTGCCGATGGGTGGGGAGGATGTGTGTCGTGTCGTACGAGATTGTCATAGGTCTTGA
- the gatB gene encoding Asp-tRNA(Asn)/Glu-tRNA(Gln) amidotransferase subunit GatB — MSYEIVIGLEVHTELITESKLFCGCSTAFGAFPNTQTCPICLGHPGTLPMLNRQAVEYALRTALALQCTLARESWFDRKNYSYPDLPKAYQISQYKAPFGEHGHLWVTTEEGKRKIGITRLHLEEDTGKLMHRTRDGLSLVDGNRAGVPLLEIVSEPDLRSSVEARVYLEELRMILLYLGVSDGKMEEGSFRCDANISLRRHGEEKLGTKTELKNLNSFRYVEKALLYEVQRQTALLDQGERVDQATLRFNETTGRTELLRTKEDVHDYRYFPDPDLISIRIDETWRQKLRDSLPELPADRRARYRDKWGLTADSIEIFIRQQDLCSFLEATVALGSDPQETANWLMGEVSGYVNATGKDLADTGLTPQRLAGILHLLKKGTIGRKLAKPLLEEVLKTGQEPAVIVEARGWGQIRDIQQLQDLVQEVLDANAQSIEDLKKGKERSRGFLVGQVMRRTQGRADPKLVQQLLSEKLKDIL, encoded by the coding sequence GTGTCGTACGAGATTGTCATAGGTCTTGAGGTACATACAGAATTGATTACAGAGAGCAAGCTTTTCTGTGGCTGTTCCACTGCCTTCGGTGCATTTCCGAATACGCAAACCTGCCCGATTTGCCTGGGGCACCCGGGAACATTACCTATGCTCAACCGTCAGGCCGTGGAGTATGCTCTGCGTACGGCGTTGGCTCTTCAGTGTACTCTTGCCAGAGAGAGTTGGTTTGATCGTAAGAATTATAGTTATCCTGATTTACCTAAAGCCTATCAAATTTCTCAGTACAAGGCTCCTTTTGGAGAGCATGGTCATTTGTGGGTGACTACGGAGGAAGGCAAACGGAAAATTGGCATTACACGTTTGCATCTAGAGGAAGACACGGGTAAGTTAATGCATCGTACCCGGGACGGCCTATCCCTCGTGGATGGAAATCGGGCCGGTGTTCCTCTGTTAGAAATCGTTTCGGAACCTGATTTACGCTCTTCTGTGGAAGCTAGGGTATATCTAGAGGAATTGCGAATGATTTTACTCTATTTAGGTGTATCAGATGGGAAAATGGAAGAGGGTTCGTTTCGTTGTGATGCTAATATTAGTTTGCGTAGGCATGGGGAAGAGAAATTGGGAACCAAGACGGAGCTAAAGAATCTTAACTCCTTTCGCTACGTTGAGAAGGCTCTCCTTTATGAGGTACAGCGTCAGACAGCCCTCTTGGACCAAGGGGAGAGGGTGGATCAGGCAACGTTGCGTTTCAATGAGACTACGGGTAGGACAGAATTATTACGTACCAAAGAGGATGTACACGATTATCGTTATTTTCCTGATCCCGATCTCATTTCGATCAGGATTGATGAAACCTGGCGCCAGAAATTACGGGACTCCCTGCCCGAATTACCGGCGGATAGGCGGGCTCGTTACCGTGATAAGTGGGGCTTGACTGCTGATAGTATAGAGATTTTTATACGCCAACAAGATTTATGTTCCTTCCTGGAAGCAACGGTAGCTCTGGGATCGGATCCACAGGAAACGGCCAATTGGTTGATGGGTGAGGTTTCGGGTTATGTAAATGCCACAGGTAAGGACTTGGCGGATACGGGTCTAACACCGCAACGATTGGCGGGAATTCTGCATCTTTTGAAGAAAGGTACAATTGGTCGTAAGTTGGCAAAGCCCTTACTGGAGGAAGTATTGAAAACAGGACAAGAGCCGGCTGTTATTGTGGAGGCCCGTGGTTGGGGTCAAATCAGGGATATCCAGCAGTTACAGGACCTTGTGCAGGAGGTCCTCGATGCTAATGCGCAGAGTATTGAGGATTTGAAGAAGGGTAAGGAACGGTCCCGTGGCTTCCTCGTGGGGCAAGTGATGCGTAGGACCCAGGGACGCGCGGATCCTAAGCTTGTCCAGCAATTGTTATCGGAAAAATTGAAGGATATTTTATAG
- a CDS encoding glutamate-1-semialdehyde 2,1-aminomutase: protein MSNLYQRACTTIPGGVNSPSRSWKGIGEEDAPFFVSRAKGAYLWDQEGKKYIDYIAALGPIILGHGDPTITEAIRVAASHGTVYGAPTEREVLFAETLQKAIPSLEQVRLTCSGTEAVMSAIRLARAYTGRTKILKFSGCYHGHCDTVLLGAGSGVATTVGTVDNTGIPHSVSQDVITIPFNDPSALETTFSKYREQFAAILVEPLVGNFGIVPPNPGFLTKIQKWSQEAGTLVIYDEVITAFRFQYGAIQDHFGIRPDLTTLGKIIGGGLPIGAYGGRKEIMKNVAPLGSTYQGGTMAGNPISTAAGLACLQKLRTTNPYPKIEALAKRLWTGLQKQAESAGIPVTINAFGGAFTLYFHTESVHNYQQARESDGNRFSLFFRALSRAGIALAPSKYEAWFLMAAHTESDIEATLSATEGIWNQL, encoded by the coding sequence GTGAGTAACCTGTATCAACGCGCCTGTACCACCATCCCAGGTGGTGTCAACAGCCCCTCTCGATCCTGGAAGGGAATCGGGGAGGAGGATGCACCCTTCTTCGTTTCGCGAGCCAAGGGGGCCTATCTATGGGATCAGGAAGGAAAAAAATACATTGACTACATAGCTGCTCTTGGTCCGATCATTCTTGGCCATGGGGACCCGACTATTACAGAGGCTATCCGTGTAGCAGCGAGCCATGGAACTGTTTATGGAGCACCTACCGAACGGGAAGTCCTATTCGCTGAAACCCTGCAAAAAGCCATCCCCTCGTTAGAGCAGGTCCGTCTCACCTGTAGCGGCACGGAGGCCGTCATGTCAGCTATTCGTTTGGCCCGAGCCTACACGGGACGGACCAAGATCCTCAAATTTTCGGGTTGCTACCATGGGCATTGTGACACTGTCCTGCTAGGAGCAGGCTCCGGGGTAGCAACAACAGTAGGAACAGTCGACAACACGGGAATTCCTCACAGTGTTTCCCAGGATGTAATCACCATACCCTTCAACGACCCCTCTGCACTCGAAACAACATTCTCTAAATATAGAGAACAATTTGCCGCCATCCTGGTGGAACCCTTGGTAGGCAATTTTGGCATCGTTCCCCCAAACCCAGGATTCTTAACCAAAATCCAAAAATGGAGCCAGGAAGCAGGAACACTGGTAATCTATGATGAAGTCATCACGGCCTTCCGCTTCCAGTATGGTGCTATACAGGATCACTTTGGGATACGACCCGATCTCACGACATTGGGGAAAATCATCGGGGGGGGATTACCCATCGGTGCTTATGGGGGTCGCAAGGAAATTATGAAAAATGTTGCCCCCCTCGGCTCAACCTATCAGGGAGGGACCATGGCAGGGAACCCCATCTCTACGGCAGCGGGCCTAGCCTGCCTACAAAAACTGCGCACAACCAACCCTTACCCGAAAATAGAAGCCCTAGCCAAACGATTGTGGACGGGCCTACAAAAACAGGCGGAGAGCGCAGGCATTCCTGTAACCATCAATGCCTTTGGGGGGGCCTTTACCCTTTATTTCCATACAGAATCGGTCCATAACTACCAACAGGCTCGAGAGAGCGATGGAAACCGTTTTTCCCTATTCTTTAGGGCCCTCTCCCGCGCTGGAATTGCCCTAGCTCCTTCTAAATACGAGGCCTGGTTCCTCATGGCCGCCCACACAGAGTCAGACATCGAAGCCACACTGTCAGCAACAGAGGGAATATGGAATCAACTATAA
- the bcp gene encoding thioredoxin-dependent thiol peroxidase, with translation MLRTGDQAPDFTLPAANQEGEISLSDFRGCYVLLYFYPKNDTPNCTTEACAFRDQNDFFSEFNTVIIGISRDSVASHERFAKRYHLPFLLLSDQEGGVCSQYGVLKERKLFGKAHKGIVRTTFLIDPEGKIVHVYDKVKVEGHADEIIHNLRDLVRS, from the coding sequence ATGTTACGTACGGGTGATCAGGCCCCTGATTTTACCTTACCAGCTGCTAATCAGGAGGGAGAAATCTCCCTGTCGGACTTCCGGGGTTGCTATGTTTTATTGTATTTTTATCCCAAAAATGATACACCCAATTGTACAACGGAGGCGTGTGCCTTTCGCGACCAAAATGATTTTTTTTCAGAGTTCAATACCGTGATCATAGGCATAAGCCGCGATTCTGTTGCTTCCCACGAGAGATTTGCAAAGCGATACCACCTTCCGTTTCTGTTACTGAGTGATCAGGAGGGGGGGGTTTGTTCCCAGTATGGTGTGCTGAAGGAGCGGAAGCTATTTGGCAAAGCACACAAGGGTATTGTGCGAACAACCTTTCTCATTGATCCCGAGGGGAAGATTGTACACGTTTACGATAAGGTTAAGGTGGAAGGACATGCTGATGAAATCATCCATAATCTGAGGGACCTTGTGAGGTCATAA
- the lgt gene encoding prolipoprotein diacylglyceryl transferase produces the protein MPVEVLMDPVILDLGYFKVHWYGLITALALAIATWMTCPLAKKYKLDSFFIPLLLLCIPIAVLGGRLYDVIVSRDAMYWEHPLTIIGIGPTEFGLSGLSIQGAYLCAMITGWLFCRRYRISFLRITDIAAPGLLLGEAIGRWGNFINQEAYGSPVPRSFLEDLLLPDWLIEGMYIRGEYHHPTFLYQSLWNILGVGVLLALFRFAPKLRRGEIFFSAFLWYALGRFYIEGLRMDSAVYEAPSWIVNLFTTLWSPLNTWFHPPTIGENSIRLPQLFSVLEFVGFLGVWIGRRCAGLTEWEQCGSREKKNPPKPT, from the coding sequence TTGCCAGTAGAAGTCCTCATGGACCCAGTCATTCTGGATCTAGGATATTTCAAGGTGCATTGGTATGGACTCATTACAGCACTAGCTTTAGCAATAGCAACATGGATGACATGTCCACTGGCAAAAAAATATAAGCTAGATTCATTTTTTATCCCACTACTCCTTCTCTGCATACCCATTGCTGTACTGGGGGGACGGCTCTATGATGTCATTGTTTCCAGGGACGCCATGTATTGGGAACATCCCCTGACCATCATCGGCATCGGACCAACAGAATTTGGTTTATCGGGTCTTTCAATCCAGGGTGCCTATCTGTGCGCCATGATCACGGGATGGCTCTTCTGCCGCCGTTATCGTATCTCCTTTCTACGAATCACCGATATAGCAGCTCCCGGATTACTATTGGGTGAGGCCATAGGACGATGGGGAAACTTTATCAATCAGGAGGCCTATGGAAGTCCAGTGCCCCGCTCCTTCCTAGAGGATCTGCTGTTGCCGGATTGGCTCATCGAAGGCATGTACATCAGAGGGGAATACCATCATCCCACCTTCCTATACCAGTCCCTCTGGAATATCCTAGGCGTTGGAGTCCTCCTGGCCCTGTTCCGTTTTGCCCCCAAGCTACGACGCGGCGAAATCTTTTTTTCTGCTTTCCTATGGTATGCCCTTGGACGATTCTATATCGAAGGGCTACGGATGGATAGTGCCGTTTACGAAGCACCCTCATGGATCGTAAACCTCTTCACTACCCTTTGGTCCCCCCTAAACACTTGGTTCCATCCCCCCACCATAGGGGAGAACTCCATCCGTCTCCCACAATTGTTTAGCGTCCTGGAGTTTGTTGGGTTCCTAGGTGTCTGGATCGGACGCCGATGTGCGGGTTTAACCGAATGGGAACAATGTGGGAGCAGGGAGAAAAAAAACCCCCCAAAACCAACCTAA